A genomic region of Friedmanniella luteola contains the following coding sequences:
- a CDS encoding lysophospholipid acyltransferase family protein produces MERGRGGGGRGIYWVLKNVLLGPAIDKIFRPVVEGRDHVPATGPAILASNHLSFADWLFMPLVLDRRVTFVAKSDYFTGVGVKGWAQRRFFAGTGQVPIDRTGGRASEGALRAGLKVLERGELFGIYPEGTRSHDGRLYKGRTGVARMALLAKVPVVPTAVIGTDVIAPPGKIITKIVSPTVRFGAPLDFSRYEGLESDRFILRSITDEIMYAIMELSGQEYVDLYAPAAKEAAAKEAAAAERDEISPQA; encoded by the coding sequence CTGGAGCGGGGCCGGGGCGGCGGGGGGCGCGGCATCTACTGGGTGCTGAAGAACGTCCTCCTCGGCCCCGCCATCGACAAGATCTTCCGGCCGGTCGTCGAGGGCCGGGACCACGTGCCCGCCACCGGACCGGCCATCCTGGCCAGCAACCACCTGTCCTTCGCGGACTGGCTGTTCATGCCGCTGGTCCTCGACCGGCGGGTGACCTTCGTCGCCAAGTCCGACTACTTCACCGGCGTGGGGGTCAAGGGCTGGGCGCAGCGCCGGTTCTTCGCCGGCACCGGCCAGGTGCCGATCGACCGCACGGGCGGGCGGGCCAGCGAGGGCGCCCTGCGGGCCGGGCTCAAGGTGCTGGAGCGCGGCGAGCTGTTCGGCATCTACCCCGAGGGCACCCGCAGCCACGACGGCCGGCTGTACAAGGGCCGCACCGGCGTCGCCCGGATGGCCCTGCTGGCCAAGGTGCCGGTGGTGCCGACCGCGGTGATCGGCACCGACGTCATCGCCCCGCCCGGCAAGATCATCACCAAGATCGTCAGCCCCACCGTCCGGTTCGGCGCGCCCCTGGACTTCTCCCGCTACGAGGGCCTGGAGAGCGACCGCTTCATCCTGCGCTCGATCACCGACGAGATCATGTACGCGATCATGGAGCTGTCCGGGCAGGAGTACGTCGACCTCTACGCGCCCGCCGCCAAGGAGGCCGCCGCCAAGGAGGCGGCCGCCGCCGAGCGGGACGAGATCTCACCGCAGGCCTGA
- a CDS encoding sigma-70 family RNA polymerase sigma factor — protein sequence MGATEALAAPPDPDGAGEESGVAELLPLVRRIVHARVADRAAAEDLVQETLVKVLAASHRVEPGMLEPYAIVTARNVVASMWKERDRHRRNVHRVVDLVPVEAPDADLLREEERGAVAAALDRLSERERRTLLAHEVAGQDTRSLGTELGLSAGAVAAQLNRSRARLRVEYLLALQDEEPPTGRCRPVLFALSLGDRRRQRELDAARHLLECDFCADLSQPLLERSPETDTVVTVRIEGDPDIVAARRVARELAGRIGFSRTDLTLVATAVSEIARNIVRFAGRGEVVVELLEQPRPGIRVVARDAGPGIADVERALADGYSTYHGLGLGLPGARRLMDEFAVVSEVDRGTTVTMTKWQREGTA from the coding sequence ATGGGGGCCACCGAGGCGCTGGCAGCGCCGCCCGACCCGGACGGGGCGGGTGAGGAGTCCGGCGTCGCCGAGCTCCTCCCGCTGGTCCGGCGCATCGTGCACGCCCGGGTCGCGGACCGGGCCGCGGCCGAGGACCTGGTCCAGGAGACCCTCGTCAAGGTCCTCGCCGCCTCCCACCGGGTCGAGCCCGGCATGCTCGAGCCCTACGCCATCGTCACCGCCCGCAACGTCGTCGCGTCGATGTGGAAGGAACGGGACCGGCACCGGCGCAACGTCCACCGGGTGGTGGACCTCGTGCCGGTGGAGGCACCCGACGCCGACCTGCTCCGCGAGGAGGAGCGCGGCGCCGTCGCCGCCGCCCTGGACCGGCTGAGCGAGCGCGAGCGGCGGACGCTGCTGGCCCACGAGGTGGCCGGCCAGGACACCCGCTCGCTGGGCACCGAGCTGGGGCTGTCCGCCGGGGCCGTCGCCGCCCAGCTCAACCGCAGCCGCGCCCGGCTGCGCGTGGAGTACCTGCTGGCGCTGCAGGACGAGGAGCCGCCCACCGGCCGCTGCCGCCCCGTGCTGTTCGCGCTCTCGCTGGGGGACCGGCGCCGGCAGCGCGAGCTCGACGCCGCCCGGCACCTGCTGGAGTGCGACTTCTGCGCCGACCTGAGCCAGCCGCTGCTGGAGCGCTCCCCGGAGACCGACACCGTGGTCACCGTGCGGATCGAGGGCGACCCCGACATCGTGGCCGCCCGCCGGGTGGCGCGCGAGCTGGCGGGGCGGATCGGCTTCTCCCGGACCGACCTGACGCTGGTGGCGACCGCGGTCTCCGAGATCGCCCGCAACATCGTGCGCTTCGCCGGTCGCGGCGAGGTGGTCGTGGAGCTCCTCGAGCAGCCGCGGCCGGGGATCCGGGTGGTCGCGCGCGACGCGGGTCCGGGGATCGCGGACGTCGAGCGCGCGCTGGCCGACGGCTACAGCACCTACCACGGGCTCGGCCTGGGGCTGCCCGGCGCCCGACGGCTGATGGACGAGTTCGCGGTCGTCTCGGAGGTCGACCGCGGCACGACGGTGACCATGACCAAGTGGCAGAGGGAAGGGACGGCATGA
- a CDS encoding STAS domain-containing protein → MSEGDGGTTEFARVHHEDEDVEQLLPQLVAHLREHRSRLREEWAGRIQDSHLLRSMTPQEVGAETTSVYDNYVEVLETGSVEALQHYARDLSERIIPRGVETHEVVGIVLLLRDVLARSLFEKYQRDFDLLNRVLDAYEPAANRIANTVAVSFVDERERVIRQQQDSIRELSTPVLPVRERLLILPIIGVLDTERARQLTEQLLRGIRTHRAKVVVIDITGAPDVDEAVANHLVRTVDASRLMGASVIITGLSPEIAQTLVTIGVDLSKMNTIGDLQGGLEEAERLLGFTVIREDGSP, encoded by the coding sequence ATGAGCGAGGGCGACGGCGGGACGACGGAGTTCGCACGGGTCCACCACGAGGACGAGGACGTGGAGCAGCTGCTGCCGCAGCTGGTCGCGCACCTGCGCGAGCACCGCAGCCGGCTCCGCGAGGAGTGGGCCGGCCGGATCCAGGACTCGCACCTGCTGCGGTCGATGACGCCGCAGGAGGTGGGCGCCGAGACCACCTCGGTCTACGACAACTACGTCGAGGTGCTCGAGACCGGCAGCGTGGAGGCCCTCCAGCACTACGCGCGCGACCTGTCCGAGCGGATCATCCCCCGCGGCGTCGAGACCCACGAGGTGGTCGGCATCGTCCTGCTGCTGCGCGACGTGCTGGCCCGCTCGCTGTTCGAGAAGTACCAGCGCGACTTCGACCTGCTCAACCGGGTGCTCGACGCCTACGAGCCCGCCGCCAACCGGATCGCCAACACGGTGGCGGTCAGCTTCGTCGACGAGCGCGAGCGGGTCATCCGCCAGCAGCAGGACTCCATCCGGGAGCTGTCGACGCCGGTGCTGCCCGTGCGGGAGCGGCTGCTGATCCTGCCGATCATCGGCGTGCTCGACACCGAGCGCGCCCGCCAGCTCACCGAGCAGCTGCTGCGCGGCATCCGCACCCACCGGGCGAAGGTCGTGGTCATCGACATCACCGGCGCCCCGGACGTCGACGAGGCGGTGGCCAACCACCTGGTCCGCACCGTCGACGCCTCCCGGCTGATGGGCGCGAGCGTCATCATCACCGGGCTGTCCCCGGAGATCGCGCAGACGCTGGTCACCATCGGGGTCGACCTGAGCAAGATGAACACCATCGGCGACCTGCAGGGTGGTCTGGAGGAGGCCGAGCGGCTGCTCGGCTTCACGGTCATCCGCGAGGACGGCTCACCGTGA
- a CDS encoding STAS domain-containing protein — MTDDGPALVSILRQGSQLIASIHTALDDTQMLRFQQDLVHQIGEHRARGVVIDVAALDVLDSFGSRTLRDIAEMARLRGAATVIVGIQPEVAFAMVSLGMDTGSVHTALDLEEGLAYLGGQPATAARARSAQRR; from the coding sequence GTGACCGACGACGGCCCGGCGCTGGTCTCGATCCTGCGGCAGGGGTCGCAGCTGATCGCGTCCATCCACACGGCCCTGGACGACACCCAGATGCTGCGGTTCCAGCAGGACCTCGTCCACCAGATCGGTGAGCACCGGGCGCGCGGGGTCGTCATCGACGTCGCGGCCCTCGACGTGCTGGACTCGTTCGGGTCGCGGACGCTGCGCGACATCGCGGAGATGGCCCGGCTGCGGGGTGCGGCGACCGTGATCGTCGGGATCCAGCCCGAGGTGGCCTTCGCCATGGTGTCCCTGGGCATGGACACGGGCAGCGTGCACACCGCGCTCGATCTCGAGGAGGGCCTGGCCTACCTCGGCGGGCAGCCGGCGACCGCCGCCCGCGCCCGCTCGGCCCAGCGGCGATGA
- a CDS encoding phosphatase RsbU N-terminal domain-containing protein has product MSSLADLRRDYRAAFLRYLPRRAEAPLRAGYEIGRAAVVDGLSILDLAQVHHEVLLEVITTVRRDELGDVAAAASEFFVEVLATYEMAQRSLPPRR; this is encoded by the coding sequence ATGAGCAGCCTCGCGGACCTCCGCCGCGACTACCGCGCCGCCTTCCTGCGCTACCTGCCCCGCCGGGCCGAGGCGCCGCTGCGGGCGGGTTACGAGATCGGCCGCGCCGCCGTCGTCGACGGCCTGAGCATCCTCGACCTCGCCCAGGTGCACCACGAGGTGCTGCTCGAGGTGATCACGACCGTCCGCCGCGACGAGCTGGGCGACGTCGCGGCCGCCGCCTCGGAGTTCTTCGTCGAGGTGCTGGCCACCTACGAGATGGCCCAGCGCAGCCTGCCGCCCCGTCGCTGA